In a single window of the Pseudorca crassidens isolate mPseCra1 chromosome 9, mPseCra1.hap1, whole genome shotgun sequence genome:
- the POU2F3 gene encoding POU domain, class 2, transcription factor 3 isoform X6, with the protein MPPESRTCHDTWKPNVWGHGFPPPAPAACAGSRTPTVCLPVPAISVPAWAARSAVKSSLLSTAAKLSPPPTDGAWPGIPVGCPGVPGSSLEPHLEASQHLPVPKHLPSSGGADEPSDLEELEKFAKTFKQRRIKLGFTQGDVGLAMGKLYGNDFSQTTISRFEALNLSFKNMCKLKPLLEKWLNDAESSPSDPSVSTPSSYPTLSEVFGKKRKKRTSIETSIRLTLEKRFQDNPKPSSEEISMIAEQLSMEKEVVRVWFCNRRQKEKRINCPVATPIKSPTYSSPLVSPSGSLGPLSVPPVHSTMSGTVTSSCPSGNNSRPSSPGPGLHASSPTASQNNSKAAVNSSTSFNSSGSWYRWNHPTYLH; encoded by the exons ATGCCACCTGAGTCAAGGACCTGCCATGATACCTGGAAACCAAATGTCTGGG GACATGGCTTCCCTCCACCCGCTCCAGCAGCTTGTGCTGGTTCCCGGACACCTACAGTCTGTCTCCCAGTTCCTGCTATCTCAGTCCCAGCCTGGGCAGCAAG GTCTGCAGTCAAATCTTCTCTCCTTTCCACAGCAGCAaagctctctcctcctcccacagACGGGGCTTGGCCTGGCATCCCAG TTGGGTGCCCCGGGGTGCCAGGATCCTCTTTAGAACCGCATCTGGAAGCATCCCAGCATCTCCCAGTCCCCAAGCATCTCCCCAGCTCTGGAGGAGCCGATGAGCCCAGTGACCTGGAGGAGCTGGAGAAGTTTGCCAAGACCTTCAAGCAGAGGCGCATTAAGCTGGGCTTCACACAG GGAGACGTGGGTCTGGCGATGGGAAAGCTGTATGGCAACGACTTCAGCCAGACTACCATCTCCAGATTTGAGGCTCTAAATCTGAGCTTCAAGAACATGTGCAAGCTCAAGCCACTGCTGGAGAAGTGGCTGAATGATgcag aaTCCTCTCCATCAGACCCCTCCGTGAGCACCCCCAGCTCTTACCCCACCCTCAGTGAAGTGTtcgggaagaagaggaagaagcggACCAGCATCGAGACCAGCATCCGCCTGACTCTGGAGAAGAGATTTCAAGAT AACCCCAAACCCAGCTCAGAGGAGATCTCCATGATCGCAGAGCAGTTGTCCATGGAGAAGGAGGTGGTGAGGGTCTGGTTCTGCAACCGCCGTCAAAAGGAGAAGCGAATCAACTGCCCTGTGGCCACACCCATCAAATCACCCACGTACAGTTCCCCGCTG GTGTCTCCCTCTGGGTCTCTGGGgcccctctctgtccctcctGTCCACAGCACCATGTCTGGAACAG TAACGTCATCCTGCCCCTCTGGGAACAACAGCAGGCCTTCGTCTCCTGGCCCAGGACTCCACGCCAGCAGCCCTACTGCATCTCAAAATAACTCCAAAGCGGCTGTGAACTCCTCCACCAGTTTTAACTCTTCAGG aTCTTGGTACCGATGGAATCATCCCACCTACCTCCACTGA
- the POU2F3 gene encoding POU domain, class 2, transcription factor 3 isoform X4 has protein sequence MFASLKVCNLKIKTEDLSDSLHQTLSHRPCHLSQGPAMIPGNQMSGDMASLHPLQQLVLVPGHLQSVSQFLLSQSQPGQQGLQSNLLSFPQQQSSLLLPQTGLGLASQAVGCPGVPGSSLEPHLEASQHLPVPKHLPSSGGADEPSDLEELEKFAKTFKQRRIKLGFTQGDVGLAMGKLYGNDFSQTTISRFEALNLSFKNMCKLKPLLEKWLNDAESSPSDPSVSTPSSYPTLSEVFGKKRKKRTSIETSIRLTLEKRFQDNPKPSSEEISMIAEQLSMEKEVVRVWFCNRRQKEKRINCPVATPIKSPTYSSPLVSPSGSLGPLSVPPVHSTMSGTVTSSCPSGNNSRPSSPGPGLHASSPTASQNNSKAAVNSSTSFNSSGSWYRWNHPTYLH, from the exons aTGTTCGCATCTCTGAAAGtctgcaacttgaag ATTAAAACCGAGGACCTCAGTGACTCCCTGCACCAGACCCTCTCTCATCGGCCATGCCACCTGAGTCAAGGACCTGCCATGATACCTGGAAACCAAATGTCTGGG GACATGGCTTCCCTCCACCCGCTCCAGCAGCTTGTGCTGGTTCCCGGACACCTACAGTCTGTCTCCCAGTTCCTGCTATCTCAGTCCCAGCCTGGGCAGCAAG GTCTGCAGTCAAATCTTCTCTCCTTTCCACAGCAGCAaagctctctcctcctcccacagACGGGGCTTGGCCTGGCATCCCAG GCAGTTGGGTGCCCCGGGGTGCCAGGATCCTCTTTAGAACCGCATCTGGAAGCATCCCAGCATCTCCCAGTCCCCAAGCATCTCCCCAGCTCTGGAGGAGCCGATGAGCCCAGTGACCTGGAGGAGCTGGAGAAGTTTGCCAAGACCTTCAAGCAGAGGCGCATTAAGCTGGGCTTCACACAG GGAGACGTGGGTCTGGCGATGGGAAAGCTGTATGGCAACGACTTCAGCCAGACTACCATCTCCAGATTTGAGGCTCTAAATCTGAGCTTCAAGAACATGTGCAAGCTCAAGCCACTGCTGGAGAAGTGGCTGAATGATgcag aaTCCTCTCCATCAGACCCCTCCGTGAGCACCCCCAGCTCTTACCCCACCCTCAGTGAAGTGTtcgggaagaagaggaagaagcggACCAGCATCGAGACCAGCATCCGCCTGACTCTGGAGAAGAGATTTCAAGAT AACCCCAAACCCAGCTCAGAGGAGATCTCCATGATCGCAGAGCAGTTGTCCATGGAGAAGGAGGTGGTGAGGGTCTGGTTCTGCAACCGCCGTCAAAAGGAGAAGCGAATCAACTGCCCTGTGGCCACACCCATCAAATCACCCACGTACAGTTCCCCGCTG GTGTCTCCCTCTGGGTCTCTGGGgcccctctctgtccctcctGTCCACAGCACCATGTCTGGAACAG TAACGTCATCCTGCCCCTCTGGGAACAACAGCAGGCCTTCGTCTCCTGGCCCAGGACTCCACGCCAGCAGCCCTACTGCATCTCAAAATAACTCCAAAGCGGCTGTGAACTCCTCCACCAGTTTTAACTCTTCAGG aTCTTGGTACCGATGGAATCATCCCACCTACCTCCACTGA
- the POU2F3 gene encoding POU domain, class 2, transcription factor 3 isoform X3 has protein sequence MEAISLITGNDRNGLDFNRQIKTEDLSDSLHQTLSHRPCHLSQGPAMIPGNQMSGDMASLHPLQQLVLVPGHLQSVSQFLLSQSQPGQQGLQSNLLSFPQQQSSLLLPQTGLGLASQAVGCPGVPGSSLEPHLEASQHLPVPKHLPSSGGADEPSDLEELEKFAKTFKQRRIKLGFTQGDVGLAMGKLYGNDFSQTTISRFEALNLSFKNMCKLKPLLEKWLNDAESSPSDPSVSTPSSYPTLSEVFGKKRKKRTSIETSIRLTLEKRFQDNPKPSSEEISMIAEQLSMEKEVVRVWFCNRRQKEKRINCPVATPIKSPTYSSPLVSPSGSLGPLSVPPVHSTMSGTVTSSCPSGNNSRPSSPGPGLHASSPTASQNNSKAAVNSSTSFNSSGSWYRWNHPTYLH, from the exons ATTAAAACCGAGGACCTCAGTGACTCCCTGCACCAGACCCTCTCTCATCGGCCATGCCACCTGAGTCAAGGACCTGCCATGATACCTGGAAACCAAATGTCTGGG GACATGGCTTCCCTCCACCCGCTCCAGCAGCTTGTGCTGGTTCCCGGACACCTACAGTCTGTCTCCCAGTTCCTGCTATCTCAGTCCCAGCCTGGGCAGCAAG GTCTGCAGTCAAATCTTCTCTCCTTTCCACAGCAGCAaagctctctcctcctcccacagACGGGGCTTGGCCTGGCATCCCAG GCAGTTGGGTGCCCCGGGGTGCCAGGATCCTCTTTAGAACCGCATCTGGAAGCATCCCAGCATCTCCCAGTCCCCAAGCATCTCCCCAGCTCTGGAGGAGCCGATGAGCCCAGTGACCTGGAGGAGCTGGAGAAGTTTGCCAAGACCTTCAAGCAGAGGCGCATTAAGCTGGGCTTCACACAG GGAGACGTGGGTCTGGCGATGGGAAAGCTGTATGGCAACGACTTCAGCCAGACTACCATCTCCAGATTTGAGGCTCTAAATCTGAGCTTCAAGAACATGTGCAAGCTCAAGCCACTGCTGGAGAAGTGGCTGAATGATgcag aaTCCTCTCCATCAGACCCCTCCGTGAGCACCCCCAGCTCTTACCCCACCCTCAGTGAAGTGTtcgggaagaagaggaagaagcggACCAGCATCGAGACCAGCATCCGCCTGACTCTGGAGAAGAGATTTCAAGAT AACCCCAAACCCAGCTCAGAGGAGATCTCCATGATCGCAGAGCAGTTGTCCATGGAGAAGGAGGTGGTGAGGGTCTGGTTCTGCAACCGCCGTCAAAAGGAGAAGCGAATCAACTGCCCTGTGGCCACACCCATCAAATCACCCACGTACAGTTCCCCGCTG GTGTCTCCCTCTGGGTCTCTGGGgcccctctctgtccctcctGTCCACAGCACCATGTCTGGAACAG TAACGTCATCCTGCCCCTCTGGGAACAACAGCAGGCCTTCGTCTCCTGGCCCAGGACTCCACGCCAGCAGCCCTACTGCATCTCAAAATAACTCCAAAGCGGCTGTGAACTCCTCCACCAGTTTTAACTCTTCAGG aTCTTGGTACCGATGGAATCATCCCACCTACCTCCACTGA